A single window of Danio rerio strain Tuebingen ecotype United States chromosome 15, GRCz12tu, whole genome shotgun sequence DNA harbors:
- the cldn8.2 gene encoding uncharacterized protein LOC550497, with amino-acid sequence MSYTAGSYTAKSYADKSYADKSYADKSYAYTGYTDEKSAQEAYDEQLKKEKRKRRDSMCCEVVALIIGFVGLIGVAAVTGLPMWKVTAFIQENIIVMETRWEGLWMNCYRQANIRMQCKVYDSLLYLPPDLQAARGLMCSSVALTAIGCIVATVGMRCTRLVDSRPKVKHIVLVSGGCLFLAGCLTTIIPVSWTAHVIIQDFYNPLLIDAQRRELGEALYVGWVTSALLFIAGVILLCRHAPRTQAKEDMATVLYRAGSAPYNYSYAPGYGYQPPYGYQPGYTYQPTYSPVPPTVYSQPRY; translated from the coding sequence ATGTCTTACACGGCTGGCTCGTACACAGCCAAATCCTACGCGGACAAATCCTACGCAGACAAATCCTACGCGGACAAGTCCTACGCGTACACAGGCTACACAGATGAGAAATCTGCACAGGAGGCCTACGATGAGCAGCTCAAGAAGGAGAAAAGAAAGAGGCGGGATTCGATGTGCTGCGAAGTTGTCGCGCTCATCATCGGGTTTGTCGGATTGATCGGAGTCGCAGCCGTCACCGGTCTCCCCATGTGGAAAGTGACCGCTTTCATCCAGGAGAACATCATCGTGATGGAGACCCGCTGGGAGGGTTTATGGATGAACTGCTACAGGCAAGCCAACATCCGAATGCAATGCAAAGTGTATGATTCTCTGCTGTATCTTCCCCCGGATCTCCAAGCAGCCAGGGGTCTTATGTGCTCCTCTGTTGCTTTGACCGCCATCGGTTGCATTGTGGCCACCGTCGGCATGCGTTGCACCCGTCTGGTCGATTCCCGGCCCAAAGTAAAGCACATCGTTCTGGTGAGCGGAGGCTGTTTGTTTTTGGCTGGATGCTTGACCACTATTATTCCAGTGTCGTGGACTGCTCATGTGATCATACAAGACTTCTACAACCCTTTGCTTATCGATGCACAGCGTAGAGAGCTTGGCGAGGCTTTATATGTCGGATGGGTCACTTCTGCTCTGCTTTTCATCGCCGGTGTGATTCTGCTTTGTCGACATGCACCAAGAACCCAAGCCAAAGAAGACATGGCTACTGTCTTGTATCGTGCCGGATCGGCTCCCTATAACTACTCTTATGCGCCCGGATATGGATACCAGCCTCCTTACGGATACCAGCCTGGGTATACCTATCAGCCGACGTATTCCCCAGTCCCGCCGACAGTCTACAGCCAGCCCAGATACTAA
- the cldn8.1 gene encoding claudin-8, which produces MASGALEIVGMCVTIIGLIGVSASTGMPMWRVTAFIGENIIVMETRYEGLWMNCYRQANIRMQCKVYDSLLALTPDLQAARGLMCTSVALTGVGLLIAIVGMKCTACIQDNDRAKRMVLIISGCMILAGCFCCLIPVSWTGNAIIRDFYNPLLIDAQRRELGEALYIGWVSSAFLFAGGCIFICCSGSLDKGPDPKYMYSRNAPAPYVAYQPQPVAYHPQPRSVYSPSGPPSFIEQSYQPSRQQSFIQPSRQQSFIQPSRHPSARSAVAYL; this is translated from the coding sequence ATGGCGAGCGGTGCGCTGGAGATCGTGGGAATGTGCGTGACCATAATCGGCCTCATCGGGGTCTCGGCCAGCACTGGGATGCCCATGTGGCGCGTGACCGCGTTCATCGGAGAAAACATCATCGTGATGGAGACCCGCTATGAGGGACTGTGGATGAACTGCTACCGGCAGGCCAACATTCGGATGCAGTGTAAAGTGTACGACTCCCTGCTGGCGCTCACTCCGGATCTCCAGGCCGCTCGAGGACTCATGTGTACCTCCGTGGCTTTGACTGGTGTGGGTTTACTGATCGCTATTGTTGGGATGAAATGCACGGCATGCATTCAGGACAACGATCGGGCCAAGCGAATGGTTCTGATTATCAGTGGATGCATGATCCTTGCCGGATGCTTCTGCTGCCTGATTCCTGTCTCCTGGACTGGGAATGCCATTATTCGGGACTTCTATAATCCACTGCTCATAGACGCTCAGCGTAGGGAACTAGGGGAGGCTTTGTATATCGGATGGGTGTCATCTGCGTTCTTGTTTGCCGGAGGATGCATCTTCATATGCTGCAGTGGTTCTCTAGACAAGGGTCCGGATCCAAAGTATATGTACTCCAGGAATGCACCTGCTCCATATGTGGCCTACCAGCCTCAACCTGTGGCCTACCACCCGCAGCCACGGTCAGTGTACAGCCCGTCCGGCCCACCGTCATTCATTGAGCAATCATACCAACCATCCAGACAGCAGTCCTTCATTCAGCCTTCCAGACAGCAGTCGTTCATACAGCCCTCTCGTCATCCATCCGCCCGCAGCGCTGTGGCTTATCTCTGA